The following nucleotide sequence is from Streptomyces brevispora.
CTGCACATCCTGCGCGGCGATCTCGGGGTGGCCGCGGCGAACCACGCGGCCAGGCGCCTGGTAGCGGCCCCCTACCGCAGCGGCGGTCAGGCGCAGTACGTGCCGCGCAGCGTGCCCGAGCCGCTCGGCGAGCGGTTCGCCGCCACCCGGGAGTGGGCGCTGCACCGGCTCGGTGAGGCACTCACCCTGGAAGTGCTCGCCCGGCAGGCGTCGGTGTCGCCGCGCACGTTCTCGCGACGCTTCGTCGAGGACACGGGATACACACCGATGCAGTGGGTCATGCGCGCCCGCATCGACGTGGCCCGCGAACTGCTCGAGCGTTCGCAGCGGAGCGTCGAGCAGATCGCCGCCGACGTCGGTCTGGGCACCGGTACGAATCTGCGGCTGCACTTCCATCGCATCCTCGGCACCACGCCGAGCGAGTACCGGCGCACCTTCGCCCAGGGCGAGTAGCCCGCCACCACCTCGTGGCACGATCCTTTCGGACCGTGGCGATCACGCCGCTGTCACCGGCGCACGCCACGCGCGAACCTGATGGTGAACCCGAAGGGACACCACTCATGACTCGCATCGCCATCAACGGATTCGGCCGCATCGGACGCAATGTGCTGCGCGCACTGCTCGAACGCGACAGCGACCTCGAGGTCGTCGCCGTCAACGACCTCACGGAGCCCGCCACCCTCGCGCGGCTGCTCGCCTTCGACACGACGGCGGGCCGGCTCGGCCGCCCGGTGAACGTCGACGGGGACACCCTCGTCGTCGACGGCCGTCGCATCACCGTGCTCGCCGAGCGTGAACCGGCGCGGCTGCCGTGGGCCGAGCTCGGAATCGACATCGTGCTTGAGGCGACCGGCCGCTTCACGTCGGCCACGGCCGCCCGCGCCCACATCGAAGCCGGTGCCAAGAGGGTGCTCGTCGGCGCGCCGTCGGACGGCGCGGACGTCACGCTCGCGTACGGCGTCAACAACGACGCGTACGACCCGGCCCTGCACACGGTCGTCTCGAACGCCTCGTGCACGACCAACGCGCTCGCGCCGCTGGCCGCGGTGCTCGACGAACTCGCGGGCATCGAGCACGCCTTCATGACGACGGTGCACGCCTACACCCAGGAGCAGAACCTCCAGGACGGCCCGCACCGTGATGCCCGCCGCGCCCGCGCCGCGGGGGTGAACATCGTGCCGACGACGACGGGCGCCGCCAAGGCGATCGGTCTCGTACTGCCGAATCTCGACGGCAAGCTGTCGGGCGACTCCATCCGCGTGCCGGTTCCGGTGGGCTCGATCGTCGAGCTCAACACCACGGTGGCCCGCGAGGTGACGCGCGAGGACGTGCTGGCGGCGTACCGGGCCGCGGCGGAGGGGCCGCTCGCCGGCGTCCTCGAGTACTCGGACGACCCGCTCGTGTCGTCCGACATCACGGGCAATCCGGCCTCGTCGATCTTCGACTCGGCCCTCACCCGCGTCGAAGGCCGCCACATCAAGGTGGTCGCCTGGTACGACAACGAGTGGGGCTTCTCGAACCGCGTGATCGATACGCTCGGGCTCCTCGCCAACGGCTGACCGGAAGCCGGGGCGGACCGGCGGGTTCGGGCGGGCCGGCTTGCCGGGGCCGGCGCCGCTCCCGCCGCTCCGCGACCGGCACCGGTCCTCGCCCCACGCCGAGCGTCGACCGGGCTTCCACGGCAAAGCCCTTTCCCCCGCAGCAGGGCGAGGCGCCTCAAGGCCGAGCACTCCAGGCGGCGAATGGGGCGAACTCGGGCGATCGGTCACACCCATGTGGCCGGCCCGACGTTCACGTGTCCGCGGCGTCGCGCGTTCCCGGTCCAGCGGAAACGACGTGTGGGTGACCTTCATCCCGTCGAACGGAACCGACGAGGAAGATCACCCACAACAGCGCTTTCGGGCCGGAGTCAGGAACGGGGCTCCTGCGACTGGCCGCTACGCTCCGCGTTCCGC
It contains:
- the gap gene encoding type I glyceraldehyde-3-phosphate dehydrogenase, encoding MTRIAINGFGRIGRNVLRALLERDSDLEVVAVNDLTEPATLARLLAFDTTAGRLGRPVNVDGDTLVVDGRRITVLAEREPARLPWAELGIDIVLEATGRFTSATAARAHIEAGAKRVLVGAPSDGADVTLAYGVNNDAYDPALHTVVSNASCTTNALAPLAAVLDELAGIEHAFMTTVHAYTQEQNLQDGPHRDARRARAAGVNIVPTTTGAAKAIGLVLPNLDGKLSGDSIRVPVPVGSIVELNTTVAREVTREDVLAAYRAAAEGPLAGVLEYSDDPLVSSDITGNPASSIFDSALTRVEGRHIKVVAWYDNEWGFSNRVIDTLGLLANG